One Amycolatopsis thermophila DNA segment encodes these proteins:
- a CDS encoding redox-sensing transcriptional repressor Rex — MVSQRGRRNGAAVARKLSTPDADNAPTAEMPAVTENGTEEVARVRAIPEAAVARLAVYLRVLSAMAEQGATTVASEELATSAGVNSAKLRKDLSYLGSYGTRGVGYEVAVLVGQLERVLGLTRQHKVAVVGIGNLGHALANYGGFPGRGFPVEALFDIDPDLIGVPVGGIPVSHLNDIPEVCSERGISIGVIATPPPAAQTVADRLVQGGVQCILNFAPVVLQVPDHVEVRKVDLAVELQILSFHVARRAENVGNGMVVR; from the coding sequence GTGGTGTCACAGCGTGGCCGGCGAAACGGTGCGGCCGTCGCCCGGAAGCTGTCCACCCCCGACGCCGACAACGCCCCCACCGCGGAAATGCCCGCGGTCACCGAGAACGGCACCGAAGAGGTCGCCCGGGTCCGCGCGATCCCGGAAGCCGCCGTCGCCCGCCTCGCGGTCTACCTGCGCGTGCTCTCCGCGATGGCCGAGCAGGGCGCGACCACCGTGGCCAGCGAGGAGCTCGCCACCAGCGCCGGCGTGAACTCCGCCAAGCTGCGCAAGGACCTGTCCTACCTCGGCTCCTACGGCACCCGCGGGGTCGGCTACGAGGTCGCGGTGCTGGTCGGCCAGCTCGAGCGAGTGCTGGGACTCACGCGACAGCACAAGGTGGCCGTCGTCGGAATCGGTAACCTCGGACATGCGTTGGCCAACTACGGAGGCTTCCCCGGCCGGGGTTTCCCGGTCGAGGCGCTGTTCGACATCGACCCCGACCTGATCGGCGTGCCGGTCGGCGGGATTCCGGTGTCACACCTCAACGACATCCCCGAGGTGTGCTCGGAGCGAGGGATTTCGATCGGCGTCATCGCGACGCCGCCGCCCGCCGCCCAGACGGTCGCCGACCGGCTGGTCCAGGGCGGGGTGCAGTGCATCCTGAACTTCGCGCCGGTGGTCCTCCAGGTGCCCGACCATGTCGAGGTGCGCAAGGTCGACCTGGCGGTGGAACTGCAGATCCTGTCGTTCCACGTCGCACGGCGAGCGGAGAACGTGGGTAACGGAATGGTGGTGCGGTAA
- a CDS encoding glutamyl-tRNA reductase: MSVLAVGLSYRTADLRTLEKVAIPATELDKVLHELQQSAHVNEVMVVSTCNRIEVYAVVEAFHGGLADVSEVLARQAGCAAADLYDNLYVHYAGAAVEHIFSVASGLDSMVVGETQILGQIRNYYAAAREAGTVGRTLHELIQTTLRVGKRVHTETGLDHLGASVVSEALGEAPDLAGQHAVIVGAGSMGALSASQLRKGGIGRITVVNRTLANAERLAANVTEQGVPAVAAGMGELTAVLADADVVVACTGAQDVVVTPEHLLARGGRPVVVCDLGLPRDVHPDVDTLPGVRLVDLETVRKRMDSLGSAGSAKQIARANGIVLDEVREYLAAQRSAAVTPTVTALRKRAAEVVDAELLRLSNRLPDLDAEVRDEVNRTVRRVVDKLLHAPTVRVKQLAAETQGTDYASALRELFGLDPASPAVVSSPTTERLQTDGETQ, from the coding sequence GTGAGTGTCCTGGCCGTCGGGCTGTCGTATCGCACCGCTGACCTGCGGACGCTGGAGAAGGTCGCGATTCCGGCGACCGAGCTCGACAAGGTGCTGCACGAGCTGCAGCAGTCGGCGCACGTGAACGAGGTCATGGTCGTCTCGACCTGCAACCGCATCGAGGTCTACGCCGTGGTCGAGGCCTTCCACGGCGGCCTCGCCGACGTGTCCGAGGTCCTGGCCCGGCAGGCCGGCTGCGCCGCCGCCGACCTCTACGACAACCTGTACGTGCACTACGCCGGTGCCGCGGTCGAGCACATCTTCTCCGTCGCCTCCGGCCTGGACTCGATGGTCGTGGGCGAGACCCAGATCCTCGGCCAGATCCGCAACTACTACGCGGCCGCGCGCGAGGCCGGCACGGTCGGCCGCACGCTGCACGAGCTGATCCAGACGACCCTGCGCGTCGGCAAGCGGGTGCACACCGAGACCGGGCTGGACCACCTCGGCGCGTCCGTGGTGTCCGAGGCCCTCGGCGAGGCGCCCGACCTGGCCGGCCAGCACGCGGTGATCGTCGGGGCCGGCTCGATGGGCGCGTTGTCGGCGAGCCAGCTGCGCAAGGGCGGCATCGGCCGGATCACGGTCGTCAACCGGACCCTGGCCAACGCCGAGCGGCTCGCGGCCAACGTCACCGAGCAGGGCGTGCCCGCGGTGGCCGCCGGCATGGGCGAGCTGACCGCCGTCCTCGCCGACGCCGACGTCGTGGTCGCCTGCACCGGTGCCCAGGACGTCGTGGTCACCCCCGAGCACCTGCTCGCCCGCGGCGGGCGGCCGGTGGTCGTGTGCGACCTCGGCCTGCCGCGTGACGTCCACCCCGACGTGGACACCCTGCCCGGCGTGCGCCTGGTCGACCTGGAGACCGTCCGGAAGCGGATGGACTCGCTCGGCTCGGCGGGCAGCGCCAAGCAGATCGCCCGCGCCAACGGCATCGTGCTCGACGAGGTGCGCGAGTACCTCGCCGCGCAGCGCAGCGCCGCGGTCACCCCGACCGTCACCGCGCTGCGCAAGCGGGCCGCCGAGGTCGTCGACGCCGAACTGCTGCGGCTGTCCAACCGGCTGCCCGATCTCGACGCCGAGGTCCGCGACGAAGTCAACCGCACCGTGCGCCGGGTCGTGGACAAGCTGCTGCACGCGCCGACGGTGCGCGTGAAGCAGCTCGCCGCGGAAACCCAGGGCACGGACTACGCCAGCGCGCTCCGCGAGCTGTTCGGGCTCGACCCGGCCTCGCCCGCCGTGGTGTCCAGCCCGACCACCGAGCGCCTCCAGACAGACGGTGAAACCCAGTGA